From Oncorhynchus keta strain PuntledgeMale-10-30-2019 chromosome 25, Oket_V2, whole genome shotgun sequence, one genomic window encodes:
- the LOC118358105 gene encoding annexin A1-like, which translates to MSFIAAFLQQTVYLGLPDDSTLPNQGTVTPDPHFSVDGDVGILDKAIKAKGVDENTIIDVLVRRSNAQRQQIKATYEKASGKPLETALKSALKGDLEDVVLALLKTPAQYDAQQLKLAMKGLGTDEDTLVEILASRTNKEIREIKKVYKGEYKKELEDDIKSDTGADFRNALLSLCKATRNEDTMVNQELADSDARALYEAGEKRKGTDCSVFIDILTTRSAPQLRQAFERYTKYSKVDVAKAIDLELKGDIENCLTAVVKCAGSKPAFFAEKLNLAMKGKGTRTNILTRVMVSRSEVDLARIKQEYKKTFGKTLSQEILDDTKGDYEKILLALCGSDN; encoded by the exons ATGTCCTTCATCGCAGCCTTCTTGCAGCAGACCGTCTATCTGGGCCTGCCCGATGACTCG ACCTTACCCAATCAGGGCACTGTGACTCCTGACCCGCATTTCAGTGTCGATGGGGATGTAGGCATCTTGGATAAGGCCATCAAGGCCAAAG GTGTGGATGAGAACACCATCATTGATGTGCTGGTGAGGAGGAGCAACGCCCAGAGACAGCAGATCAAAGCTACCTATGAGAAGGCTAGTGGCAAG CCTCTGGAGACTGCCCTGAAGTCTGCCCTAAAGGGAGACCTGGAGGATGTGGTTCTGGCTCTGCTCAAGACCCCAGCCCAATATGACGCCCAACAGCTCAAACTGGCCATGAAG GGATTGGGCACAGACGAGGATACTCTGGTTGAGATTCTGGCCTCCAGGACCAATAAGGAGatcagagagataaagaaagtCTATAAGGGAG AATACAAAAAAGAGCTAGAGGATGACATCAAATCTGACACAGGCGCAGACTTCAGGAATGCTCTGCTCTCGCTCTGCAAG GCTACTAGGAATGAGGACACCATGGTGAACCAGGAACTTGCTGACAGTGATGCCAGg GCCCTGTATGAGgctggagagaagaggaagggaacAGACTGCTCTGTCTTCATTGACATTCTGACCACCAGAAGTGCTCCTCAGCTCCGCCAAG cgTTTGAGAGGTACACCAAGTACAGTAAGGTGGATGTGGCAAAGGCTATTGACCTGGAACTGAAGGGAGACATTGAGAACTGTCTGACTGCCGTAG TGAAGTGTGCTGGAAGCAAGCCTGCTTTCTTTGCTGAGAAGCTCAACTTGGCAATGAAG GGTAAAGGAACCAGGACCAATATTCTGACCCGGGTCATGGTGAGCAGGTCTGAAGTCGACCTGGCCCGGATTAAACAGGAGTACAAGAAGACGTTTGGGAAAACCCTCTCCCAGGAAATTCTG GATGACACCAAGGGAGACTATGAGAAGATCCTACTGGCCCTGTGTGGAAGTGACAACTAA